Below is a window of Cytophaga hutchinsonii ATCC 33406 DNA.
AAATTACGATGGTAAGATTGCTGAATTAAGTAACGGCGAACGTATTCCTACAGCGAGCCTCATCTGGGCCGCAGGTGTTACCACCAATACATTTGATGGGTTGGAAGATTCAGTATATGGTCCGGCAAAACGCATAAAAGTAGACCGCACCAGTTTGGTTTCCGGGTATGCAAATGTGTATGCTGTAGGTGATATTGCGTATATGGAGACACCAAAGTATCCGAAAGGCCATCCGCAGCTGGCAAACGTTGCCATCAACCAGGCAAAGAATCTGGCCAGTAATTTAAAAGCTATTCAGAAAAATAAAACATTAACGGAGTTTGAATATAAAGATCTTGGCTCAATGGCCACGATTGGAAAAAACAAAGCCGTGGTAGATTTGCCTTTTATAAAATTCAAAGGTTTTTTTGCCTGGCTAACCTGGATGTTTGTACACTTGATGCTGATCTTAAGTGTGAAAAATAAATTGATTATTTTCATCAACTGGGCATGGGCCTATATTACTAAGGATACGTCTTTACGCTTAATATTGACACAGAAGGGGCCAAAAGCAGAAGGCTGAAAGCCTAAAACAAAATAGTATTATACAAAAAGAGATGCTGTGATAAAATCACAGCATCTCTTTTATTGATTGGCATTAAGCTTTACGCTTTCAGCATTAGGCCTTGATCTGCTTTCCTACCAGTTCGATCAAATCTGCCGTGCGGTTTGAATAACCGAATTCGTTGTCGTACCAGCCGAATACTTTAACATTATTTCCCTGTACCATTGTTAGTTCACTGTCAAAGATACTGGATGCCGGATTGCCAACAATATCAACGGATACCAAAGGATCTTCCGAATACGCTAAGTATCCTTTCAGACTTCCTTCTTCAGCTGCTTTTTTGAACGCTGCATTAATTTCGTCTTTAGTTACCGTTCTTTTTAATGTTGCAGTAAAGTCTGTGATTGAACCAACTGGAACAGGTACACGTAACGACGTGCCATTTAATTTCCCTTGTACCGATGGGATCACAAGTCCTAAGGCTTTAGCAGCTCCTGTACTGGTTGGTATAATAGACAGCGCTGCTGAACGGGCACGTCTCAGGTCTTTGTGCGGCGCATCCTGCAGACGCTGGTCGGATGTGTATGCGTGTATCGTATTCATAAAACCACTTTCAATCCCAAAATTGTCTTCCAATACTTTAACCATTGGCGCTAAACAATTGGTTGTACAAGATGCATTTGAAATAACGGTTTCACTGCCATCCAGAATGTTGTCGTTAACGCCTAATACAATTGTTTTCAAATCACCGGTTGCAGGAGCAGAGATGATTACTTTTTTTGCACCGGCTGTAATGTGTGCTTCAGCTTTTTCTTTTTCAGTAAAGAAGCCCGTTGATTCCAATACAACGTCAACACCCAAGGCTTTCCATGGCAGGTCAGCAGGATTTTTAACGGATAGCACTTTTACTTTTTTACCATTAATGATTAGGTTCTCTGCATCATAACTTACCTCTCCGTCAAATACCCCGTGCGAGGAATCAAATTTGAACAGGTGTGCGAGCGTTTTAGTATCTGTCAGGTCATTGATCGCAACAACTTCTATGTTTTTCTTTTTTAATAATGCCCGGTAAGAAATCCTTCCGATTCTACCGAAGCCGTTAATAGCTACTTTCATATGGATATTTATTTTTGTTTAATAGTAAATCTGATTACTGTTTTAATTCTGTTCTTGCTGAATCCTGTTTATTGTGTACTATTTAGTACATAATTAGATAAAAAAAACTACTGAAGAATTTCCAATTGTTTTTCGATCAAAGGAATCAGTACTTTTTTGTTTGAATACACACGCACCGAAATATTTAAACCGTTCCACACGGAAAGTAAATATTTTGCCAGCATCTCCGGCTTTTCTTTTGTTTTAAGTGTACCATTAGCCTGGCATTCCTTTATCACTTTCAGGAACACCTGTTCAAGTTTTAGTAGAAGCGAAGCTGCAACATCTGTAAGACCGCTCTCCCGATTGGAAAGCTCTGCTATGGTGTTACCCAGCAAACAGCCATTCTTATGTCGCACTGATTTTGTATCAGCTATACTATAGAAAAGCGATTTTAAATGGTCGATTTTATTCCCTGCTTCTTTAAATCCCTTTTCCAGGCTTTCTACAGCAAGTCGGCTCCGTTGCTGCATTGCGCGTTCAAACAGTTCGCGCTTTCCGCCTTTAAATTCCAGGTAAAAACTGCTCTTGCCAATGCCCATTGCTTCCAGCAGTATTTCGGTTGAAGAAGCTTCATAGCCATATTTCCAAAACACGTCAATAGCTTTGTTTATAACTTCTTCTTCATTAAATATTTTAGGCCTGCCGGACATCTGTGCTGTTGCTTACATATCAAATAACG
It encodes the following:
- a CDS encoding TetR/AcrR family transcriptional regulator; the protein is MSGRPKIFNEEEVINKAIDVFWKYGYEASSTEILLEAMGIGKSSFYLEFKGGKRELFERAMQQRSRLAVESLEKGFKEAGNKIDHLKSLFYSIADTKSVRHKNGCLLGNTIAELSNRESGLTDVAASLLLKLEQVFLKVIKECQANGTLKTKEKPEMLAKYLLSVWNGLNISVRVYSNKKVLIPLIEKQLEILQ
- the gap gene encoding type I glyceraldehyde-3-phosphate dehydrogenase produces the protein MKVAINGFGRIGRISYRALLKKKNIEVVAINDLTDTKTLAHLFKFDSSHGVFDGEVSYDAENLIINGKKVKVLSVKNPADLPWKALGVDVVLESTGFFTEKEKAEAHITAGAKKVIISAPATGDLKTIVLGVNDNILDGSETVISNASCTTNCLAPMVKVLEDNFGIESGFMNTIHAYTSDQRLQDAPHKDLRRARSAALSIIPTSTGAAKALGLVIPSVQGKLNGTSLRVPVPVGSITDFTATLKRTVTKDEINAAFKKAAEEGSLKGYLAYSEDPLVSVDIVGNPASSIFDSELTMVQGNNVKVFGWYDNEFGYSNRTADLIELVGKQIKA